The following proteins are co-located in the Spea bombifrons isolate aSpeBom1 chromosome 3, aSpeBom1.2.pri, whole genome shotgun sequence genome:
- the CST7 gene encoding cystatin-F produces MHLMGIILFLTFSVKNDIAETTSVLGYKRSTDNPGYPKNISTNDPNVKAAARVTVYAYNNMSNDLFLFKVLEIKKAMIQIVKGIKYMLQTKIGRTICTKRQTTNPDKCDFQKENLLKKVLDCYSEVWNITWIHEVTVLVLKCKDIPVVPLKNETKEYLFYSPEAI; encoded by the exons ATGCATCTGATGGggatcattttgtttttgactTTTTCCGTTAAAAATGATATCGCAGAAACAACCAGCG TTCTAGGCTACAAGAGATCAACAGATAACCCTGGATATCCCAAGAACATCAGTACCAATGATCCAAACGTAAAGGCAGCAGCACGGGTGACGGTTTATGCTTATAATAACATGTCTAATGACTTGTTCTTGTTCAAGGTACTTGAGATAAAGAAAGCAATGATACAG ATTGTTAAAGGCATAAAGTACATGTTACAAACTAAGATAGGAAGAACGATCTGCACAAAGAGACAAACCACAAATCCAGATAAATGTGACTTCCAGAaggaaaatcttctcaaaaag GTGTTGGACTGTTATTCTGAAGTCTGGAATATCACTTGGATACATGAAGTCACTGTCCTTGTTCTGAAATGCAAAGACATTCCGGTTGTGCCGCTCAAAAATGAAACCAAAGAATATCTCTTCTACTCACCAGAAGCAATATGA